The following coding sequences are from one Culex quinquefasciatus strain JHB chromosome 1, VPISU_Cqui_1.0_pri_paternal, whole genome shotgun sequence window:
- the LOC119765393 gene encoding uncharacterized protein LOC119765393, with product MMRPVAEGVVPASGSYPARHEDKWGRWTWSVSGQVHCLEHKVNQTSLPISFGLPWTTTALSPNAPVVRWPSALTGRAGEVSKEDPGKNGVLILSAASTTRLKSTVPPAARGQILPERTKERVVVILCERNRNAVLQDQEDETEPQPIPRRWHMYFFKSS from the exons ATGATGCGACCCGTCGCCGAGGGCGTCGTCCCAGCAAGCGGAAGTTATCCGGCCCGGCACGAGGACAAGTGGGGACGGTGGACGTGGTCGGTCAGCGGCCAGGTACACTGCCTGGAGCATAAAGTG AATCAAACCAGCTTGCCGATCTCGTTCGGCCTACCTTGGACAACGACGGCTTTATCGCCGAACGCGCCGGTTGTGCGCTGGCCATCAGCACTTACGGGACGAGCTGGAGAGGTGAGTAAAGAAGATCCAGGGAAGAACGGCGTATTGATTTTATCAGCTGCGAGTACAACCCGATTAAAGTCTACAGTGCCTCCTGCGGCACGAGGCCAGATTCTGCCTGAACGAACCAAAGAGCGTGTGGTGGTGATTCTCTGTGAGCGAAATCGGAACGCTGTTCTTCAAGACCAAGAGGATGAAACTGAGCCACAACCAATTCCAAGACGGTGGcacatgtatttttttaagagcaGCTGA
- the LOC6038503 gene encoding uncharacterized protein LOC6038503 — MDRIASLPPELLANIFKFLSGNALRQVRLVCHRWRCVVSSYRALATRLALRLKRGNGKGSYWMGQNFQPPPLVPVSSFAFVCWGIEGVDGWWPAFGRKLTVLTMTACTVRFEVFVAMLRVTPNLKCLELDVMSFEGSRPVAPDFRLEHVEKLWMIRVYCEAFSVEDVIEVLTVMCPRVKDFAMRMLVGMEILQKVMRRFETTLEKFQVKVKRRENDLKAYPIEQHPPENLVADMCILQGLRLKRVSMDVSDPFDEKDWKRLIQAQPDIEELILYVDFSWRLKRIAELTPKIRVLELHPVCIMNLQYLNSFQQLEFLKVHGNNLGNDPIHDVLFHPRLKELHLRSVHLVHFLYYLQQCTLLEHIQLEDCRFENRIIAPTTFPNLRNLALHYCNVDRKVLLFIFNGSPRLEQVRLSRMDHVDDQVVEVLCRRATGLWKLELNQVGVTDIGGMCIIQYAHSLEELRLIETECSMHVIEILQRTRNLRVRFSVPRVSSFFNI, encoded by the exons ATGGACCGCATCGCTTCGCTTCCGCCGGAACTGCTggcgaacattttcaaattcctgtCCGGGAACGCGCTGCGCCAGGTGCGGCTCGTTTGTCACCGCTGGCGGTGTGTCGTGAGCAGTTACCGGGCCCTGGCGACACGACTCGCTCTCCGGCTGAAGCGAGGCAATGGCAAGGGCAGCTATTGGATGGGCCAGAATTTCCAGCCTccgccgcttgttccggtatcGTCGTTTGCGTTTGTTTGCTGGGGCATCGAAGGCGTCGACGGGTGGTGGCCAGCTTTCGGCCGGAAGTTAACGGTGCTCACGATGACCGCGTGCACCGTTCGGTTCGAGGTGTTCGTGGCGATGCTGCGAGTGACGCCGAATTTGAAGTGTTTGGAGCTGGACGTTATGTCGTTCGAGGGGAGCAGGCCCGTGGCGCCGGACTTCCGGCTGGAACATGTGGAGAAGCTTTGGATGATAAGGGTCTATTGTGAAGCGTTTAGCGTAGAAGATGTCATTGAGGTGTTGACGGTGATGTGCCCTCGGGTGAAGGACTTTGCGATGCGGATGCTGGTCGGGATGGAGATTCTCCAAAAAGTTATGCGGCGATTTGAAACTACGCTGGAAAAGTTTCAGGTGAAGGTGAAGCGTCGAGAGAACGATCTAAAGGCCTACCCCATTGAACAACACCCTCCGGAGAATTTGGTGGCGGATATGTGCATACTGCAGGGACTGCGCTTGAAGCGGGTCTCGATGGACGTTTCCGATCCGTTCGACGAAAAGGACTGGAAACGGTTGATCCAAGCTCAGCCCGATATCGAGGAGTTGATTTTGTACGTGGATTTTTCGTGG CGATTGAAACGGATTGCCGAGCTAACGCCAAAGATCCGAGTGTTGGAGCTCCATCCAGTGTGTATTATGAACTTGCAGTATCTCAACAGTTTCCAGCAGCTCGAGTTTCTGAAGGTGCACGGGAACAACCTGGGAAACGATCCGATTCACGACGTATTGTTCCATCCGCGGCTCAAGGAGCTGCACTTGCGGTCCGTTCATCTCGTACACTTCCTCTACTATCTGCAGCAATGTACGCTCCTCGAGCACATCCAACTCGAAGACTGTCGCTTTGAGAATCGGATCATCGCCCCAACGACGTTCCCCAACCTGCGAAATCTCGCCCTGCACTATTGCAACGTCGATCGAAAGGTACTGCTGTTTATCTTCAACGGCAGCCCACGGCTTGAGCAGGTGCGTTTGTCCCGCATGGACCACGTCGACGACCAGGTTGTCGAAGTGCTCTGTCGACGGGCCACCGGGCTCTGGAAACTGGAGCTGAATCAGGTTGGCGTAACGGACATTGGCGGCATGTGCATCATCCAGTACGCCCATTCGCTCGAGGAACTGCGGCTGATCGAGACAGAGTGCTCGATGCACGTGATTGAGATCTTGCAGAGGACGCGCAACTTGCGGGTTCGGTTTTCGGTTCCGAGGGTGTCATcgtttttcaacatttga